The following coding sequences are from one Bifidobacterium sp. window:
- a CDS encoding DnaJ C-terminal domain-containing protein, whose amino-acid sequence MAENEWLNKDFYKVLGVSKDASETEITKAYRKLARQYHPDLNKGAAAEEKFKNISEAYDVLRNKEQRQKYDAIRQFGMGGARFAGGSSQQGFDANSFQDIFGSMFGGAGGAQGDPRVRFSTSGGGQPDFSDIFSSFGGAGGGSSRRGYQRAQQQPQAVAGADRNSSITLSFRQAVKGATVSLSVGGTKFKTHLPAGVNDGQKIRLAGKGHPGQHGGANGDLYLTVHVKESEHFTLHGLDVLMDLPVTVAEAALGAKVEALDVDGETITVKVPSGSTTGTEIRISGKGVHNTKGKGDLVATLRVALPHKLSIKQKKMLREFDNDSESFAAEISEQRLTPEAK is encoded by the coding sequence ATGGCTGAGAATGAATGGCTGAACAAGGACTTTTATAAGGTTCTGGGTGTCTCTAAGGATGCCAGCGAAACGGAGATAACCAAGGCATACCGCAAGCTGGCACGCCAATATCACCCTGATCTTAATAAGGGTGCCGCAGCCGAAGAGAAGTTCAAAAATATCTCTGAGGCATACGATGTGCTTCGTAATAAAGAGCAGCGTCAAAAGTATGATGCAATTCGGCAGTTTGGCATGGGCGGAGCCCGTTTTGCAGGAGGCTCAAGCCAACAAGGTTTTGACGCTAATAGCTTCCAGGACATCTTCGGTTCCATGTTTGGCGGAGCTGGGGGAGCACAAGGGGATCCACGAGTACGCTTCTCAACATCCGGAGGAGGGCAGCCTGATTTCTCAGATATCTTCTCCTCCTTCGGAGGTGCTGGTGGCGGTTCCTCAAGACGTGGATATCAACGTGCGCAACAGCAGCCGCAGGCAGTAGCAGGTGCCGACCGAAACTCTTCAATCACGCTGAGCTTTCGTCAGGCTGTGAAGGGTGCGACGGTCTCATTGAGCGTCGGCGGTACCAAGTTCAAGACTCACCTGCCAGCTGGTGTAAATGATGGGCAGAAGATCCGGTTGGCAGGCAAAGGTCATCCAGGTCAGCACGGTGGTGCCAATGGTGATTTGTATCTCACCGTGCACGTCAAGGAGAGCGAGCATTTCACGCTGCATGGTCTTGACGTGCTGATGGATCTGCCAGTGACAGTCGCCGAAGCGGCTTTGGGTGCGAAAGTCGAAGCCTTGGATGTAGACGGGGAAACTATTACTGTCAAAGTTCCTTCTGGATCCACAACAGGTACAGAAATACGTATCTCTGGAAAAGGTGTGCACAACACCAAAGGTAAGGGCGATTTAGTAGCAACCCTACGAGTTGCTCTTCCACATAAGCTCAGCATTAAGCAAAAGAAAATGCTCCGAGAATTCGATAACGACAGTGAATCATTCGCTGCTGAAATTAGTGAGCA
- the grpE gene encoding nucleotide exchange factor GrpE, with protein MSEFDKDDYLRDMPDADSLAANNSGESASPEDGAKSNPTDSKNSNAADASKQNEQSATEQGETDQSQDGLTDLGKAKQEAAGYLDALQRERAEFINFRNRTVKEQDRFRQHGIIDVLSALLPALDDIDRIRQHGEMDESFQAVSAKIDKTFEKFGVEKFGKAGEDFDPTQHEAILHKPDATAKKETVDTVVESGYRIGDRVVRAARVVVASPQGAPSQAD; from the coding sequence ATGTCCGAGTTCGATAAGGACGATTACCTGAGGGATATGCCTGACGCTGATTCACTAGCTGCTAACAACAGCGGTGAATCAGCATCCCCAGAGGATGGTGCCAAATCCAATCCGACCGACTCCAAAAACTCAAACGCTGCTGACGCAAGTAAGCAGAATGAACAATCTGCAACAGAGCAGGGCGAAACGGATCAGAGTCAGGATGGGTTGACTGATCTCGGTAAGGCGAAGCAGGAAGCCGCCGGATATCTCGATGCATTGCAACGCGAGAGAGCCGAATTTATCAACTTCCGTAATCGCACTGTCAAAGAGCAGGATCGATTCCGCCAACACGGCATTATCGATGTGCTGAGCGCATTGTTGCCAGCTCTCGATGACATTGACAGAATCCGTCAGCACGGTGAAATGGATGAGTCCTTCCAAGCGGTTAGCGCGAAGATCGATAAGACCTTTGAGAAATTTGGTGTAGAGAAATTCGGCAAAGCTGGAGAAGATTTCGATCCAACTCAGCATGAGGCTATTCTCCACAAGCCAGATGCCACCGCTAAGAAAGAAACTGTCGATACGGTTGTCGAATCCGGATACCGAATTGGAGACAGGGTTGTCCGTGCGGCTCGAGTAGTGGTTGCATCCCCACAGGGTGCTCCATCGCAGGCTGACTGA
- the dnaK gene encoding molecular chaperone DnaK, translating to MARAVGIDLGTTNSCIATLEGGEPTVIVNAEGMRTTPSVVAFSKSGEILVGEVAKRQAVTNVDRTISSVKRHMGTDWTVDIDGKGWTPQEISAQILMKLKRDAEAYLGGPVTDAVITCPAYFNDAQRQATKDAGKIAGLNVLRIINEPTAAALAYGLEKGKEDERILVFDLGGGTFDVSLLEIGKDDDGFSTIQVQATNGDNKLGGDDWDQKIIDWLVGEVKNKYGVDLAKDKIALQRLKEAAEQAKKELSSSSSTNISMQYLAMTPDGTPVHLDETLTRAHFEEMSSDLLGRCRTPFNNVLSDAGISVNDIDHVVLVGGSTRMPAVQELVKELTGGKEANKSVNPDEVVAVGAAVQSGVIKGDRKDVLLIDVTPLSLGIETKGGIMTKLIDRNTAIPTKRSEVFSTAEDNQPSVLIQVYQGEREFARDNKPLGTFELTGIAPAPSGMPQIEVTFDIDANGIVHVSAKDKGTGKEQSMTITGGSGLPKDEIDRMVKEAEAHESEDKQRREDVDTRNQAESFAYQTEKLVNDNKDKLSDEVSKEVTEKVDALKEALKGDDLEKIKSAQTELTTSAQKIGEALYSQQQAQGAEGAQGAAGAAPASEDDVVDAEVVDDDDKKKGDK from the coding sequence ATGGCACGAGCAGTCGGCATTGATCTAGGAACCACGAATTCGTGCATCGCCACGCTTGAAGGCGGCGAGCCCACGGTCATCGTGAATGCAGAGGGCATGAGGACTACACCATCAGTGGTCGCGTTTAGCAAGTCGGGAGAAATTCTCGTAGGAGAGGTCGCCAAGCGCCAGGCCGTCACCAATGTTGATCGCACCATAAGCTCGGTCAAGCGTCACATGGGCACTGATTGGACCGTCGACATTGACGGTAAAGGCTGGACTCCACAGGAGATTTCGGCACAGATTTTGATGAAGCTCAAGAGGGATGCAGAGGCATACCTGGGCGGTCCAGTGACCGACGCGGTTATCACCTGCCCGGCATACTTCAATGATGCTCAGCGTCAGGCAACCAAGGATGCAGGAAAGATTGCAGGACTCAACGTGCTGCGAATCATCAACGAGCCAACAGCTGCTGCTTTGGCATACGGGCTCGAAAAGGGCAAGGAAGATGAGCGCATCTTGGTCTTCGATCTCGGTGGTGGAACATTCGATGTTTCATTACTAGAAATCGGCAAGGATGACGACGGCTTCTCTACTATTCAGGTACAAGCTACCAACGGTGATAATAAGCTCGGTGGCGACGACTGGGATCAGAAGATTATCGATTGGCTAGTTGGCGAAGTTAAGAATAAGTATGGCGTGGATCTTGCCAAAGACAAGATTGCTCTACAGCGTCTGAAGGAAGCTGCTGAGCAGGCAAAGAAAGAGCTGAGCTCATCCAGCTCAACCAATATCTCAATGCAATACCTGGCCATGACACCTGATGGAACCCCAGTGCACCTTGATGAAACTTTGACGCGTGCACACTTCGAAGAGATGTCTTCAGATTTGCTTGGACGTTGCCGCACACCATTCAACAATGTGCTTTCAGATGCAGGTATTTCAGTCAACGATATTGACCATGTGGTGTTGGTCGGTGGCTCAACTCGTATGCCAGCCGTGCAAGAGCTCGTCAAGGAACTTACCGGCGGCAAGGAAGCCAACAAGTCTGTGAACCCAGATGAGGTCGTGGCTGTAGGCGCTGCTGTGCAGTCGGGCGTTATCAAGGGTGACCGCAAGGATGTGCTGCTGATTGATGTGACCCCGTTGAGCCTCGGAATCGAGACCAAGGGCGGCATCATGACCAAGCTCATCGACCGTAACACCGCCATCCCGACCAAGCGCTCCGAAGTGTTCTCCACGGCGGAGGACAACCAGCCCAGCGTGCTGATTCAGGTGTACCAAGGCGAGCGTGAATTCGCCCGTGACAACAAGCCGCTCGGCACCTTCGAGCTGACCGGCATCGCACCTGCGCCAAGCGGCATGCCTCAGATCGAGGTCACCTTCGACATCGACGCCAACGGCATCGTGCATGTATCTGCTAAAGACAAGGGAACTGGCAAAGAGCAGTCTATGACCATCACTGGTGGTTCTGGTCTACCCAAGGACGAAATTGACCGCATGGTCAAGGAGGCCGAGGCGCACGAGTCCGAGGACAAGCAGCGCCGTGAGGATGTGGACACCCGCAACCAGGCCGAATCCTTCGCCTATCAGACCGAAAAGCTGGTCAACGACAACAAGGACAAGCTTTCTGACGAGGTCTCCAAGGAAGTCACCGAGAAGGTTGACGCACTTAAGGAAGCTCTCAAGGGCGACGATCTCGAGAAGATCAAGTCTGCACAGACCGAGCTCACCACTTCTGCTCAGAAGATTGGCGAAGCACTCTACTCTCAGCAGCAGGCTCAAGGCGCTGAAGGCGCTCAGGGAGCAGCCGGTGCAGCTCCTGCCTCTGAGGACGACGTAGTAGATGCCGAGGTCGTGGATGATGACGACAAGAAAAAGGGCGACAAGTGA
- a CDS encoding YesL family protein — protein sequence MGMFLPDSPFMRGLSAMVDAIWINVLLIVTSLPIVTVGAAMTAAHDAGRKSLEARGHVTANFFSSFKKNFVQSTLLWVPFALSGVVLVYAWIFLQFTPLLIVKISFSVIWYIAWLWVWALQARFENSVGTTLKNSVIIGISRAKQTVIMVIIDALLASLVVASWFLMPEGLFLLVLFGYGTLIMLHTPLLERGFAAWL from the coding sequence ATGGGCATGTTTTTACCTGATTCACCTTTTATGCGCGGGTTGTCCGCTATGGTCGATGCTATTTGGATTAACGTGCTGCTTATAGTGACCAGCTTGCCAATTGTCACAGTCGGTGCAGCGATGACTGCTGCTCATGATGCCGGACGTAAGTCACTTGAGGCTCGTGGGCATGTGACTGCTAATTTTTTCAGTTCCTTTAAGAAGAATTTTGTTCAGTCGACCTTGTTGTGGGTGCCCTTTGCTTTGAGCGGGGTGGTATTGGTATATGCCTGGATTTTTCTTCAGTTCACGCCATTGCTTATCGTTAAGATTTCTTTTTCTGTTATTTGGTACATCGCCTGGCTTTGGGTTTGGGCTTTACAGGCTCGTTTTGAAAACTCGGTGGGCACTACGCTCAAAAACTCTGTAATAATCGGCATATCGCGTGCTAAGCAGACGGTGATTATGGTGATTATCGATGCGCTGCTGGCATCCTTAGTTGTTGCTTCTTGGTTTTTGATGCCTGAAGGGTTGTTCTTACTGGTGTTATTCGGTTACGGCACACTCATCATGCTTCATACCCCTTTGCTTGAACGCGGTTTTGCAGCTTGGCTCTAA
- a CDS encoding ABC transporter substrate-binding protein, which translates to MRRLKTIAAAGIAVIIGLGGLSACGGSTASSDKGHVYFLNGKPEVVDQLKQLAEDYTKKTGVQVDIQTAASGSYESTLTSELSKSNAPTMFTVAGYDEFAKYKQYLKPIQDTDVYKLMSAEGKANAHQDADGTYTMPYAAEWYGIIYNKKIIKDYASKSYALIKSDADITNYATLKKVAEDIQKHKDDLGIKAAFATPGLDSSGSYRFAAHMTRIPLFYEFKDANSTFEETIKGTYLKNYKDLFDLEMKNSPTQATLLSSKSYDDVTAEFALGDVAFYPNGIWAYTQIKDHNVADDDLGMLPYYMGIKGEENYGPASVYDASWAINSKADEKDQQASLDFIKWMVSSEEGKKTLSKEMGLSVPFTTFTDEYQPSNPLLTAARAYEKAGKQDVRSFPLPSPQWQEDLTSALTEYAQGTGKWDAFTSTFTKEWKSEWANNKSELGLLPESQKFN; encoded by the coding sequence ATGAGGAGACTCAAGACTATCGCCGCTGCAGGTATAGCCGTCATCATTGGATTAGGAGGCCTGAGCGCTTGCGGCGGCAGCACTGCAAGCAGCGACAAAGGTCATGTGTATTTTCTCAATGGCAAACCAGAAGTAGTAGATCAACTCAAACAGTTGGCCGAGGACTACACCAAAAAAACTGGGGTGCAGGTTGATATCCAAACGGCAGCATCGGGGAGCTACGAATCCACACTCACCTCGGAACTCTCCAAAAGCAATGCTCCGACAATGTTCACGGTTGCAGGATATGACGAATTCGCAAAATATAAGCAGTATCTCAAACCTATTCAAGACACCGATGTCTACAAATTAATGTCCGCAGAAGGTAAAGCAAACGCACACCAAGATGCTGACGGGACATACACAATGCCTTACGCAGCAGAGTGGTACGGCATCATCTATAACAAGAAAATTATCAAGGATTACGCTTCGAAAAGTTATGCCCTTATCAAGAGCGACGCAGACATCACTAATTACGCCACGTTGAAGAAGGTGGCAGAAGACATTCAGAAACACAAGGATGATCTGGGCATCAAAGCAGCCTTCGCCACTCCTGGTCTAGATTCCTCGGGCTCATATCGCTTCGCCGCACATATGACTCGCATACCTCTGTTCTACGAATTCAAGGACGCTAACAGCACCTTCGAGGAGACCATCAAAGGCACGTATCTGAAGAATTACAAAGACCTGTTTGACCTAGAGATGAAAAACAGTCCAACCCAGGCCACACTGCTCAGCTCAAAATCCTATGACGATGTCACTGCCGAATTTGCACTTGGCGATGTGGCCTTCTATCCCAACGGTATCTGGGCTTACACGCAAATCAAAGATCACAACGTAGCCGATGATGATCTGGGAATGCTCCCCTATTACATGGGCATCAAGGGTGAGGAAAATTACGGCCCAGCTTCTGTGTATGACGCTTCTTGGGCGATCAATTCTAAGGCAGATGAAAAAGATCAACAAGCCTCTCTCGACTTCATCAAATGGATGGTCAGCAGCGAAGAAGGGAAAAAGACACTAAGCAAGGAGATGGGCTTATCCGTTCCCTTCACGACCTTCACAGATGAATATCAGCCCAGTAACCCTCTACTCACTGCCGCCAGAGCTTACGAAAAGGCAGGAAAGCAAGACGTTCGCAGCTTCCCACTCCCAAGCCCACAATGGCAGGAAGATCTGACCAGTGCATTGACCGAATATGCACAAGGCACAGGGAAATGGGATGCTTTCACATCAACCTTTACCAAGGAGTGGAAGAGCGAATGGGCAAACAACAAATCCGAACTCGGACTACTACCCGAATCGCAAAAATTCAACTAA
- a CDS encoding glycoside hydrolase family 13 protein, whose amino-acid sequence MTDNNLNDDWWKQAVVYQIYPRSFKDANGDGLGDIPGITQKMSYLRDLGIDAIWLSPFYPSDLADGGYDIIDYRNVDPRLGTMDDFDEMVSTAHQQGIKVIVDIVPNHTANRHAWFVEALAAGRGSAARDRYIFREGSGANGELPPNDWQSLFGGPAWERVEDGQWYLHIFAKEQPDLNWDNPEVHEEFKKTLRFWSDHGTDGFRIDVAHGLAKKLDGAPLKDLSRWAVHDTMSHDGTHPLWDRAEVHSIYREWRQVFNEYNPPRFAVGEAWVVPEHQYLYASPDELGQVFNFEFAKAEWFSSDFRTAITEGLETARASGSTATWVMSNHDIPRHPSRYGLPQAPSKSYHQLPKDWVLRDGTSYVENRERGTRRARAAILMETALPGSVYIYQGEELGLFEVPDIPWDRLEDPTPFRTRGRFTEKGRDGCRVPLPWDSTDLPKAASWDNHFGSGASFGFSTNNAQEGLPSAEPHLPQPLWYRDFAVDVEQNDSDSMLSLYKSCLSHRAELLTPATDSTVSWLDMGEDVIAYSRKAADDSAYTRVISITNFGATPISIPVGTLLLRSDELDSEGQLPQDVTVWLGIE is encoded by the coding sequence ATGACCGATAACAACCTCAACGACGACTGGTGGAAACAGGCCGTTGTGTACCAGATTTATCCACGCAGCTTCAAAGATGCCAACGGCGATGGTTTAGGGGATATCCCAGGCATCACGCAGAAAATGTCGTATCTGCGCGATCTGGGCATTGACGCCATTTGGCTCTCACCCTTCTACCCCTCCGACCTTGCTGACGGCGGATACGACATCATCGATTACCGCAATGTCGATCCTCGCCTCGGCACCATGGATGACTTTGATGAGATGGTCTCGACCGCACACCAGCAAGGTATCAAAGTAATTGTCGATATCGTTCCTAATCACACTGCGAACCGTCATGCTTGGTTTGTAGAAGCGTTGGCAGCTGGACGTGGCTCTGCAGCTCGTGACCGATACATCTTCAGAGAAGGATCTGGCGCTAACGGTGAACTTCCGCCCAATGACTGGCAGTCATTATTTGGCGGCCCTGCTTGGGAGCGCGTTGAGGATGGGCAGTGGTATCTGCACATCTTTGCCAAAGAACAGCCCGACCTCAACTGGGACAATCCCGAAGTCCATGAAGAATTCAAAAAAACACTTCGCTTCTGGTCTGATCACGGAACCGATGGTTTCAGAATTGATGTAGCGCATGGCCTCGCAAAGAAGCTCGACGGTGCACCACTTAAGGATCTATCTCGCTGGGCTGTACACGATACTATGTCTCATGATGGTACCCATCCGCTGTGGGATCGCGCAGAGGTACATAGCATTTATCGCGAATGGCGACAGGTATTTAACGAGTACAATCCTCCACGTTTTGCCGTAGGTGAGGCCTGGGTAGTTCCAGAGCATCAATACCTATATGCATCTCCCGATGAGCTTGGTCAAGTTTTCAATTTTGAGTTCGCGAAGGCTGAATGGTTCAGCAGTGATTTCCGTACAGCAATCACAGAGGGCCTCGAGACTGCTCGCGCATCCGGATCGACCGCGACTTGGGTAATGAGTAATCATGACATTCCCCGACATCCAAGTCGATATGGCCTGCCACAAGCACCCTCGAAGAGCTACCACCAGTTACCAAAAGATTGGGTGTTGCGCGATGGAACCAGCTATGTAGAAAATCGCGAGCGCGGAACACGTCGTGCACGAGCCGCAATCCTGATGGAAACTGCTCTCCCAGGTTCCGTATACATCTATCAGGGCGAGGAACTCGGGTTGTTTGAGGTTCCAGACATTCCTTGGGATCGATTGGAAGACCCAACACCGTTTAGAACGCGTGGCCGTTTCACGGAGAAGGGTCGCGATGGTTGCCGTGTGCCATTACCTTGGGATTCCACAGATCTGCCCAAAGCAGCTTCATGGGATAATCATTTTGGCTCCGGAGCTTCGTTTGGCTTCTCCACGAACAACGCTCAAGAGGGATTGCCAAGTGCTGAACCACATCTCCCTCAGCCCTTGTGGTACCGAGATTTTGCGGTTGATGTTGAGCAGAATGATTCAGATTCTATGTTGTCTCTGTATAAGTCATGCTTGTCACACAGAGCCGAGCTACTCACCCCCGCCACGGATTCAACAGTAAGCTGGCTCGACATGGGCGAGGATGTGATTGCGTATTCACGCAAAGCTGCAGACGACAGCGCATACACACGCGTCATATCCATAACCAACTTTGGAGCAACACCGATTTCCATACCCGTTGGAACTCTGCTGCTACGCTCCGATGAACTCGACAGCGAGGGGCAATTGCCGCAGGACGTCACAGTCTGGTTGGGAATCGAATAG
- a CDS encoding carbohydrate ABC transporter permease: MSDKVKHGAWWTTFFGVVSIAWIFPILLVLINSFKEKAYISQNAFSLPVGKAFVGFRNYTRGIEQTNLISSFGWTVVVTVGSVSLILLCTSMCAWWIVRVNNFSAKTLYILFLFNMIVPFQMVMFTLSKIADTLGLNTPWGLWIIYLGFGAGLAVFIFTGVVKSIPVELEESAMIDGASVPRIFFQIVVPIMRPSLISVAILQTMWIWNDFLLPYLTLDMRKYKTMSIAIQYLKGGYGSVDMGAMMGCLVLAIVPIVVFYLLCQKYIIKGVMAGAVKG; encoded by the coding sequence ATGAGTGACAAAGTCAAGCATGGAGCATGGTGGACAACCTTCTTTGGAGTTGTCTCTATCGCTTGGATTTTCCCAATTCTATTGGTCCTCATAAATTCCTTTAAGGAAAAGGCGTACATCTCGCAGAATGCATTTTCACTGCCTGTGGGAAAAGCTTTTGTCGGTTTTAGAAATTACACTCGCGGCATTGAACAGACGAATCTCATATCAAGTTTCGGCTGGACAGTTGTAGTTACTGTCGGTTCGGTTTCGCTAATTCTGTTGTGCACGTCAATGTGCGCCTGGTGGATTGTCCGAGTTAATAATTTCTCTGCCAAGACCTTATACATTTTGTTCTTGTTCAATATGATTGTGCCATTCCAGATGGTGATGTTCACACTCTCCAAAATTGCCGATACGCTCGGACTCAATACTCCGTGGGGTTTGTGGATCATTTATCTCGGTTTCGGTGCAGGACTGGCCGTGTTCATCTTCACAGGTGTGGTGAAATCCATTCCAGTTGAACTTGAAGAATCAGCAATGATTGACGGTGCTAGTGTGCCACGTATTTTCTTCCAAATCGTTGTGCCAATCATGCGTCCCTCGCTGATCTCCGTTGCCATTCTTCAAACCATGTGGATCTGGAACGACTTCCTACTGCCATACCTCACTTTGGATATGCGTAAATATAAGACCATGTCAATCGCTATTCAGTATCTCAAGGGTGGATATGGTTCCGTAGATATGGGAGCTATGATGGGCTGCTTGGTCTTGGCCATTGTGCCTATTGTCGTCTTCTACTTGTTGTGCCAGAAATACATTATCAAGGGTGTTATGGCAGGAGCAGTTAAGGGTTAA
- a CDS encoding carbohydrate ABC transporter permease, giving the protein MITMVGKAVRRWWGLFALPTFAAFIIGFLVPFIMGIYLSFTKFTTVTDAQWVGLRNYRGVFSDKEFIHALWYTVAFTVITTVIVNIVAFAIAYMLTKTMKGSNLFRSVFFMPNLIGGIILGYIWLLLLNGVLAKWGRSITFSGTYGFWGMVMLVCWQQIGYMMIIYIAGMQSLPGDVIEAAAVDGASGRQTLTKVIIPLMMPSITVCSFLTVTNGFKMFDQNLALTNGAPSNSSELLALNIFRTFYGRIGFEGVGQAKAVVFFLIVAVIVLLQNRLTTSKEVAA; this is encoded by the coding sequence ATGATTACGATGGTCGGAAAAGCTGTACGTAGGTGGTGGGGGCTTTTTGCTCTGCCAACGTTTGCAGCATTTATAATTGGATTTCTCGTTCCATTCATAATGGGCATATACCTGAGCTTTACCAAGTTCACTACGGTGACCGATGCCCAATGGGTCGGACTCCGCAATTACAGAGGTGTCTTCTCAGATAAGGAATTCATTCACGCACTCTGGTACACCGTTGCTTTTACGGTTATTACCACCGTTATCGTTAATATCGTCGCTTTTGCTATCGCATATATGCTGACGAAAACGATGAAAGGATCAAATCTTTTCCGGTCGGTGTTCTTTATGCCGAATCTTATCGGTGGCATTATCTTGGGCTATATCTGGCTCTTACTGCTTAACGGAGTTCTCGCGAAGTGGGGAAGGTCAATAACGTTCTCTGGAACGTATGGGTTCTGGGGAATGGTCATGTTGGTTTGCTGGCAGCAAATCGGCTACATGATGATTATCTATATCGCTGGCATGCAGAGCTTGCCAGGAGATGTTATCGAAGCAGCAGCAGTCGATGGAGCCAGTGGTCGTCAGACCTTGACAAAGGTCATCATTCCGCTGATGATGCCGTCAATAACTGTGTGCTCGTTCCTAACTGTCACCAATGGTTTCAAAATGTTCGATCAAAACTTGGCGTTGACCAATGGTGCTCCGTCAAACAGTTCTGAACTTCTCGCCCTCAATATTTTCAGAACGTTCTATGGGCGAATTGGTTTTGAAGGGGTTGGACAGGCTAAGGCCGTTGTATTCTTCCTCATCGTGGCGGTTATTGTGCTGTTGCAAAATCGTCTGACAACAAGCAAAGAGGTGGCAGCATGA
- a CDS encoding ABC transporter substrate-binding protein has translation MKVAHKALSATLAIAMLAGTAACGSSSDEGDASTGGIYYLNNKPEIADSMKALAAEYTKETGVPFTVQTAASGTYQQSLKSELSKNQPPTLFQVLGQTGLDTWKDYAANMSDTEIYKQLNDQDLALKSDDGNEVLAVPVVTETYGIIYRKDLLQKYFELPNASIKDVKDITDFAALKTVADEIQQNASALGVKGAFASMGFDASSNWRWSTHLASIPLAFEFAKDNVTKQPSSIKGTYLKQFKNITDLYLKDSTVATSALSGKTMDDSLSDITTGAAVFFQNGSWSWPDLVSGGLKADQIGVLPIYTGIPGEEDYGMSTGSETFWCVNKQASEESQKATKAFLKWLITSDKGRETWSHTMGFTTPFKTFTGEYATDNPIVKAANAYQEAGKKNVQWAFLYDPSDEWKTNLGNSLLEYAQGTGDWNAVKKSFVDNWATEYETTKANQS, from the coding sequence ATGAAAGTCGCGCACAAAGCATTATCGGCAACTCTAGCGATAGCGATGTTGGCGGGCACCGCTGCTTGCGGGAGTAGTTCCGATGAGGGGGATGCCTCGACAGGCGGTATTTATTATCTCAACAACAAACCCGAGATAGCTGACAGCATGAAGGCCTTGGCCGCAGAGTACACGAAAGAAACCGGCGTTCCTTTCACAGTACAAACCGCAGCATCAGGGACTTACCAGCAGTCACTGAAATCAGAACTGTCAAAGAACCAACCACCAACGTTGTTCCAGGTGCTTGGTCAAACGGGTCTTGACACTTGGAAAGACTATGCCGCCAATATGAGCGACACTGAAATCTACAAGCAGCTGAACGACCAAGATCTGGCATTGAAGTCAGACGATGGCAACGAGGTTCTCGCAGTTCCTGTGGTTACCGAAACTTACGGCATTATCTATCGCAAAGATTTATTACAGAAATACTTCGAACTACCAAATGCAAGCATTAAAGACGTGAAGGACATCACCGACTTTGCTGCTCTAAAAACAGTAGCTGACGAAATCCAACAAAATGCGAGCGCTCTAGGCGTTAAAGGTGCTTTTGCATCAATGGGCTTCGACGCTTCGAGCAACTGGCGCTGGAGCACTCATTTGGCAAGCATCCCGTTGGCTTTCGAGTTCGCCAAAGATAACGTCACCAAGCAGCCTTCCAGTATTAAGGGCACATACCTTAAGCAGTTCAAAAACATTACTGATCTTTATCTCAAAGACTCTACTGTCGCCACCAGCGCTCTGAGTGGCAAGACGATGGATGACTCACTTTCTGACATCACCACAGGCGCAGCCGTATTCTTCCAAAATGGATCATGGTCTTGGCCTGACTTAGTATCAGGAGGCTTAAAGGCTGATCAGATTGGTGTGCTCCCAATTTACACAGGCATCCCAGGTGAAGAAGACTACGGTATGTCCACTGGCTCTGAGACCTTCTGGTGCGTCAACAAGCAGGCATCTGAAGAATCTCAGAAGGCCACCAAAGCCTTCTTGAAGTGGTTGATTACCTCAGATAAGGGACGCGAAACCTGGTCACATACCATGGGATTCACCACACCGTTCAAGACCTTCACGGGCGAATATGCCACCGACAACCCCATCGTTAAAGCCGCAAATGCTTACCAAGAAGCAGGCAAGAAGAACGTCCAATGGGCATTCCTGTACGACCCAAGCGATGAGTGGAAGACAAATCTAGGCAACTCCTTGCTTGAATATGCACAAGGCACCGGCGATTGGAATGCTGTGAAGAAATCATTCGTGGACAACTGGGCCACTGAATATGAGACTACAAAGGCCAATCAAAGCTGA